The DNA region TaatttgttatgaactatgacttgctcatttggtaagattatataagaattggaaaaaatttaatggttttcacaacttatggggtttttatgtctataagaaaaaatacaacttcagAAATTTCAAATTGCATGTACAAAttaacatgatttcatctcgtgatttcatctcatgatttccaATCATGTCCAAACAGCTCCctagtataatcccaccaggtggaatttggggagggtagagtgtactgAGACCTTATCCCTAACTTGGGAGGATTGATAtttacaaattaaataattttaatagtcataaatttaagtgagacaaaaaaaatactctctttgtctcaaattatttgttgtttttttgtttttcacgctccttaagaaatattaattaggaggagTATTTGACCTACTTTACTCTTATTTATGTGTAAGTTATAATCTTttcattaaatgtttactctatttgtATGTCATCACAAAATTTtactaagggcaaaaaggaaaaaaataattaattatgtcttgaacttctaaaattataatgagacaactatttttaacaATCACGACAAGTAATTTGGGACGGAATGTTACTAAATGGATAAATATGTGtatgaaaataaatatcatCTAATTACTTTGTTTGGGGTAAATAAAGTTTTACCTTTGACGTTTGTTAAGCATGTAACATGTTGGAGCCCTAATTGTTCCTTGTCGTTGTCGAAATAGAGATGCGTTGGTTGAGTTGGGgaaattgaaaacaaaatttagGTGCAAGTGGGAAACAACCCAAACGTTTTCATCTCCGATAAAAATGGCAAACATAAACAAGAAAGAGGAGCCAAGTACAGCGCCAGAGCCAGATCGGTGGTACAATTTGAGCTTAGGTTCTTCCTTCAAAGACCATCAACCTTCCTCCAAGTTCTGTACTTTACGCTGTATGTCTTCTAAACTCTTTCTTTAATGTAATTGGCTATGAAAccttatatttttatttcaattctTTTTCTGATATGCTGTCAAGTGTGGAACACAAGTTATGTACAGATGCAACCTAGGTGTAGTGTCTGTATGTGTATAACTTATGTATATACAAACTTTAAAGATAGTTGCTCATGCTAAGTGGTATCTGGGTCCACTGACTTCAAATCTTAGACCAACCTTTAGCCAAAACTGCTGAGTTAGCTGTGTTTTTAGTTGGTCATGTTGTATGAATGGCCAAGGATGAGATTTGTTTGGTGCTATcctgatgttattgttgtttgaataGTTAGATTTTGTCTCGCCTTACAATTGTTTTACTTTTCTCCAGATGAATTTAAACCAGCTTCAATTGATAAAAATAAACCTGGAAAACTACACAAGACCAAGGACAACAGGATTTCTGTTGAATTTCAAAATAACCAGCCTGGTAAACCCAAGGTTGCCTTTGATGGCAGTAGTGAAGATTACAAGGAAAATGATGCTGTTCTTTTCTTTGATGGTGAGTCATTTCGGTTGGAGCGGTTACATACCGCTGTTAAGCGGTTGAGGTATAATCGTCCCCTTGGAGAATCCGCTGCGGCAGCAGCACCTGCACCTGCTTCTGCTCCTTCTCCTGCTCCTGCTCCTGCTCCTGCTCCTGCGCCTGCGCCTGCGCCTGCGCCTGTGTTTGCGCCTGCTCCATTTGGAATGCCTGCAGAGACGAGTTCACCGCCAGTTGAAAAAGGGGCTAGATTTCAGTCTCTAAATAAGCCTGCAGTTCCTGCGGTACCAGTGAGTTCTATGCAAACTTACTTTCACTTTCTTCTAGTTTATTTAGGACTGCAATATCACATTTTTCTTTAGTCAATCTCAGAGCTTATTTAGCTTAATTACAATGTGATAAAAGATGAAAGTAAGTTTgcccatgattttttttttttttttttaaaaagtcagCTTCAACCTGTATGCCTTTGCTTTGTGCCACTGTTAAGATCAGTGAAAGAATTACTTAATTGATTCTCCAACTTCAGTTCTCATGTTGACACTTCCCATAATTTTAAAAGGCTAAACTGAGCCGGATGGAATGAAAGCACACTTTACCTTTACTTGCACTGTTGCCTGTTATGCTTCTGCATTGCAGAAGAAAGGACATATGGCTATATATATGTCTGCTTGACTGGATGCATTGTTTTTTAGCAATAAACTGTGAAATATTACCATAGACAAACACAACTATACACCTAAGAGCACCTCAAGGATTAAACCACCTTCTATGAAGGGTGTTTGCACCACACAGGCCTCAAGCAGAAGAAACAACTAGTTACAAAATTTCTGAATCAAAAAACTACAATTTCTAGCTTTCTTGGAACCTTTAACCTGATCTATTCTTTCTTTAATCTCTTTCTGTATCTGTGTTGCAACTATCTCTATCTGTACAGTTTTTCCCTTGAATTGCTTGCTGTTCCTAGCTTCCCAAATGTGATATATCATTGCCCCCAAGATTGCATTGTTGTGGTTACACATTTTGGTGGAATGTTAGATGCTGGGTCTTTGATGCGCTGCTTCCTATTGTTATATCGTAGTACTTGGCAAAGTGTTTATCCTGCACATGTTGGTACCTTCTCTCCACCCATTCTTCTTGTTTCAACATAACAAACAGAAAATGTGGGGTCTGGAGTCAATGGGTGCATTGCCTATGGCCCAACAACTGTTGTCACCATTAATTTAAAAGTGCAACCTGACATATTCAAGTGACAGATTTTTCTTGTTTCAATCTTGCTTGAACTTGTGTAActtagttcatgaaattgtctTCGGATGATTGTATTGCCAGAAATGCTAGTATATTCATTGTATCTCATTCATTTGGTACTTGGCCTGCTGTTGTGAATTTTACAGGCTAcagataaaaaaatttattcctTTCTTGCCTACGCTGCTGTCTGATGTGTCTCATCAACCTCTAATATGATTAGTTTGTCTGTTTCCATATTCTTTGTAGTTTTGACTATTGCACTAATATCTCAAACTTTTCTGTTTAATGCTTGTTCAGGTTGAGGTGGAACGAATCAAAGTTGGTGACTTTAGAAGTTCAGGTATGTTTTCTCAAACTCTGTGCTGGTGTTAACTGAAAAAATAGGGAAGAAGGGTTTTGGGGGGAaaaggggggggaggggggggtaCCTTATGTTTGGTTGAATTTATCCAATGAAGGAGCATAAGTGGTTATTCGACACAGATTGGAAATGCAGGGGCAGAATGAGATGAGAAGTGTATAAAAGATCACTCAGATCTTCGGAATTAGTTTTCCATTTTAACATTGAAACTGTGTATATGGTCTCAACTTAGAGTGGAATTGCAGTTGACCATGGACTTATTAGGATAGAACCTAAAGATTCAAGGACCTAGCTTGACCAAGAAGAAGATACCTTGAGAGTTGAGTTGTGTCGAATCTATTCTCTGCCATTTGGCTCTCTAAGTTTAGGAAAGATTGTATCATATATTATCCGCGatgcaatattttgatttgagTTTTTCTCCCTTTCTAATCTGTAGTTTGTTTGAATTAAGTTGCACACATTTCATCTGTTTCTACCTGGAAAATGATTTTGCATTTGTTCTGATTGATCAATGGCTAAGCTGTTGCGCTCCCACTGACCTTTTCATTTTGTTCAGTGGTTGTCTTAATCTGCATCATTTATGGGACAGGCGAGCTTCCCTTTTAAAGGAACCCTGAAATTTCTGATTCCTTATCCGTGGTTCATCCCTTTTATTGTGGTAGCTGACTCTTCTTCTCTCTTCTAGATTCAAGATCCAAAAATGAGAAGATTGCTGAATATCCATCTTCACATGCAAATCAGCCAACCGCGTCACCAGACATGATCAATGATGACCTGGATGAACAATTGGATATACTGAATGATGACGAGGATGATACTACAGCCGCCAATGGTGGCAATATTACTGTACAAGAAATCGATACAGGCATTGATATTAATATCCCACACCAAAATGATACGGATGATGAGATAGCTGATGTAGATGtaagtgatgatgatgaggataaGGGCCGCAATGCTGCAGAAGAACTTAGAGCTCAGGTAAATGCAGAGGTAAAAGAGGATCATTCTTCGAGTTCTAGCAGTAGTAGTGGAAGTGACAGCAGTGGAAGTGGGAGTGGGAGCGGGAGTGGGAGTGGAAGTGATAGTGCAAGCAGCAGCAGTGACAGTGAAAGCAGCGACACGGTCAACTCTATCTGAGAACTTGTGGTATTTAAGGGATGAATGTTTCAAGTTTGAAATAATTCATAGAGAAGCCACTACATTGCTTTTAGGTTCAGTTGACTGACAATGCAGGCCGAGGATAAAGCTATAGCTCTGTTGGCATGTCCTCTTATTTTGCAGGCTTTCTTGCTGTATATCATCCTCTTTTCTGATATTCTCCTTTTATTTATCTCATTGTTGCACTTTTTATCTAAGAGATACAGAAAACTGAAAAAGTTTGGATGACGGGAAAGATGATTACTGTATTGTAAATGCATCGAATATTTTCAAGTCAAGCACCTTATATTTGACATTTACCTATTGttggagaagaaaagaaatgcggaagaaaccttcatttgcattgATTGATGGTACAAAGAATTTTCCTTTAAGGAATAATCAATATAGGTAGGAGCATATAAGCTGATCTCATATAAGCTGATCTTAATCATTcttatttagaaaaataagaattatatatatgtttgacaACAATACTAACCAATTTTAAGTTGCAGAGTTGTTACAAAAATATTAatacattaataattaatatattaataaaattcttTCTTTGGCTAATTATAGAAGATTTCACGTCATTAATTAGGTGAATGGAGTTGATCCCAAGAGATCACCAACCATGAGGGATAATTAAGCCAGAAATTGCTAACAATTATTATTGTGCAAATTGGAGTGACTTCTTAACAGAACACGGCCAATGTGCAATTCAAGCTGTTTTCTATCAAGAGACCTAAAGGATGTGATTGCTATGTAAAGTGAAGCAATGTAAATCCACTACAGAAGTACCAATTCAAATGTTCTCTTTTATGATAAAGACCAATTCAAATACTTAAAGCAGATATTGGTACAACAGAAGGCTCAACTGACCTCGAgcataatataaaaattaataatctACAATGAATCCTCAAGACAGACATCTCAAATTCAATACGACTTAGTACATCTGTTCAAGGGAACATTTATCCCCCAATACACTATAGAGGACTGGGAGCTTCATCTTTCTGTTCATTGCTCCTTTGCTCATCATCTGGACTAGCCGCATAACCATTTTGCGATATCCTTTCTTCAGAAGGCAAACCCATTTTCCTTGCCTTCTTGGTGCCTTCGATCTTCCACTGATCCCAAACTCGTGTTTTTGGTGGAGGCGTGGTGCCATCTGTAATGGGTGCTACCAATCCTGGTTTGCCATCATCTATAACAGCATCAACCAGCCCGTATTCCTTAGCCTCCCAAGCATTCATGAAATTATCGCGATCAGTATCTACTTCAAcctagaaaaaagaaaatgaaaggatATAAAGAAATAAGAATTAACTCGGCTAATTTGGACaaataaaattcatttacaGGAAGAAACAGTATCTAAATAATCACCTTTTCTAAAGGCTGGCCAGTACATCTTGATAGTATTTTGTTCAGCTTAATCTTGTGGTATGACATTTCTCTGATCCGTATACTCATCTCTGTTGCCTAGAATAACGTCATATAAACAGTATTGTGAAAATTATTTGAAAGACACATACCAATGTGCTAAtgacaaaaatgaattaaatgaagaATATCTGGATTAATGagggaaaaaaagaacaaaaaagcaATAAAACTAAGAAAGATGCACGCTAGAACAATGGAAACCGACGTACTTGAAACACGAACAGCAAAGAGACATTAGCTTATTAGTAACATTTATTGATATGACATGTGGTGGCATAACTCACTCAAATAAATTATTGTTGCATCAAAATGTTAGCAGACGGTGGATTAGAACTAAGATAAATAGCGTAAGATCAGGTCACTGAGTTCACTAGGCGAACTGACTTGCAAAGTAATAAGGATAGACGCATACCTAATTGCCTTATGCAACGCTAATTAGGTCTTGAGCTTAATGCATCCTCATTAGCAATATCctcataaacataaatagaATAGGCTAAGATAGGCCTATAAACAACTTAAAAAGACACTCTATCAGGTTAATAATTCAAGTAaataagatgtgaaagaagcaATCGGTTGCGTACAACATTGGAGAAAATAATAGTCGAGGCTTGACTCACTTGGATTTTAGAACCATTACAATCATCACCACTAAggtattaattaaatttataattgaTTTAATTCCCTCATTATTTGTCTTTTGACCAAGCAAAGGATGTTTACGTTTGTtgaagattcttttttttttaaactgaacGTTTGGTTAAGATTCTTAACGCTTATTGGCATCAATTCCCTGTTGGATCAACACTCATCACTCAATATTACTTGTATACTTCCATGTCCAAATTCTCATGTGCTTCTCACAAACAAAGGAATCGAGCCTTCACATGAGGTGGCATGGTAAATATACTTCGGATGAACTGAACATAGAATTAATAGAAGTTTGTCAGACATAATTGACACTActagttatataaattgttgtAGACTTGTAGTCGAATGAATTTTGGTAATTAGTTTTGGAGTATTGTATAGTGTAAAATCAGTGTCTTCTAAACTTAGCAATATCCATATCTTATTGTGAGCAACAAGTGTGCACGAACAGGATAACTATAATCCCTAATATAGAGATTTTCCTAGCTCAGTTGACAGGCTTCCTATGGTTTCATTTTCTCCGGTCTCCTATAAAGATGACACTTGCCAAAGAAGTCCAACAATACCACTCAACCAAGCTTCTGGCATTGGACCAAAGTACTCATAGAGCATAAGACAAATATTTACTATTAAATAAGCAAATGAATCCATAAATCACATCTGTCCTCTCTGTGGCATCTGAATCTAATTTATTAAATGAACTACCATTAGCTAGGCTAgccaaaatattattataaaacaCACACGAGATTTATGTTGTATCTTCCTTTTTGACAAGATAGCCAGTGGTCCAAGTAAGTCCTGAAGCTGCTAAAGAATCTGACATAACCAATTCAAAGTTGAGTAGCGATAGAGATAAGTTCAAGACATCAGGTATAAATGTGATTGAACTCCAGTCTTACTCATACAGAGGAATACTAGCTTGGATGTCTAAATTTAAACATGACCAATGAAAGCTCAACATGAAGCCTGAATACTCGCTATGTCACGCATGTTGTATGTGCATATGCCCATTACTAACATAAAATGTAAAGCAAAAGCTTTACCCCATTTCGAGTGGACAACCACAGATACTTTGACCGTGGGACATAGAGAGAGGTGGGAGGAGAAAGGCGAGAGAGAGGATCTAACATATTTTTGCATCTAGGGGAATAAGTTAACTAGACCAATAAACTATTAACTATATGCCAAACACTTTTTGAAACATTCCTGCAACCGGTCACGTTAGTATTAATCACACATTTATTCACAATTGAATGAACATATCAAAAGTTAGATGTAGCGACCTCAGATATAACTCATTGCCATCGATGAGATATGTGACTCATGATATGCTCAACAAATATAAATTGAATAGAACGGGATAATACTAACAAGCAGGACAGCCAGTGAGTCTAAAAAATAGGGATGTTCCAAATTTGATAGGACTACATGTTCCAAATTTGATAGGACTAACTTATTGAATTGCAGAATAGGAAGGGGAAAAAAACAGAATGATTTTGGCGGCTGTGATGTGacaccaaaaaacaaaaaaaaagagaccaGAGCTTCAAAAAAATCAGAACAACATTTGTCTCCAGAGATAACCAAACTCCAATGTTGAAAATTGTTCAGGAATCAGAGAGTAAAATATGAAGTGATGCCTTGGCGTAATAAGGTACAATATTTTCCATTAGAACCCTCCAGGCAAgaaagagcccgttt from Lycium ferocissimum isolate CSIRO_LF1 chromosome 2, AGI_CSIRO_Lferr_CH_V1, whole genome shotgun sequence includes:
- the LOC132046692 gene encoding uncharacterized protein LOC132046692 isoform X2; its protein translation is MANINKKEEPSTAPEPDRWYNLSLGSSFKDHQPSSKFCTLRYEFKPASIDKNKPGKLHKTKDNRISVEFQNNQPGKPKVAFDGSSEDYKENDAVLFFDGESFRLERLHTAVKRLRYNRPLGESAAAAAPAPASAPSPAPAPAPAPAPAPFGMPAETSSPPVEKGARFQSLNKPAVPAVPVEVERIKVGDFRSSDSRSKNEKIAEYPSSHANQPTASPDMINDDLDEQLDILNDDEDDTTAANGGNITVQEIDTGIDINIPHQNDTDDEIADVDVSDDDEDKGRNAAEELRAQVNAEVKEDHSSSSSSSSGSDSSGSGSGSGSGSGSDSASSSSDSESSDTVNSI
- the LOC132046692 gene encoding uncharacterized protein LOC132046692 isoform X1, producing the protein MANINKKEEPSTAPEPDRWYNLSLGSSFKDHQPSSKFCTLRYEFKPASIDKNKPGKLHKTKDNRISVEFQNNQPGKPKVAFDGSSEDYKENDAVLFFDGESFRLERLHTAVKRLRYNRPLGESAAAAAPAPASAPSPAPAPAPAPAPAPAPAPVFAPAPFGMPAETSSPPVEKGARFQSLNKPAVPAVPVEVERIKVGDFRSSDSRSKNEKIAEYPSSHANQPTASPDMINDDLDEQLDILNDDEDDTTAANGGNITVQEIDTGIDINIPHQNDTDDEIADVDVSDDDEDKGRNAAEELRAQVNAEVKEDHSSSSSSSSGSDSSGSGSGSGSGSGSDSASSSSDSESSDTVNSI